The DNA window TGTCATCTGTGCCCAACCCTCATTCTGGTGTCGTTAATTCTAACGTTTGGcaatttaatttagataatttcGATGTGGATTCTGATTTTCAGAATCCTAATTCTATCACACTTTTAAGAGAAACTGGAATTGACTTTGTTAGGAACAAAGTTGAAGGtattagtttaggtttattCAGAAATCTTCTAATATCATCTGGCCTTCTATGCGGCCCCTCTCATCTGAATTGGGTCACCTTTCACGGAGCATACGATTTTGGCTTTGTTGTCAAAATTTTGACTCAAAGACCCCTCCCACCCAATTTGATCATGTTCATGAGTTTGGTTAGGGAGATTTTTGGGGAAGCAGTGTTTGATTTGAAGCACATTGCGAAATTTTGTAGGGGTCTTTACGGAGGCTTAAGTCGATTGGCAGAAACCCTAAATGTGGATAGGATTTCAGGTCAGAGCCACCAGGCTGGGTCCGATAGCCTTTTGACCatgcatgttttttttaaggtcaaagaaatatattttaatgggTATCTTGATTGTCATCTTAAT is part of the Impatiens glandulifera chromosome 1, dImpGla2.1, whole genome shotgun sequence genome and encodes:
- the LOC124939393 gene encoding probable CCR4-associated factor 1 homolog 11; this translates as MSSIIREVWNYNVVEEFNVIRMLLPLSVYASFDMEFPGTIFHPDVPKHFLSSLSPPVNYSYLKANVDTMKLIQVGLTLSSVPNPHSGVVNSNVWQFNLDNFDVDSDFQNPNSITLLRETGIDFVRNKVEGISLGLFRNLLISSGLLCGPSHLNWVTFHGAYDFGFVVKILTQRPLPPNLIMFMSLVREIFGEAVFDLKHIAKFCRGLYGGLSRLAETLNVDRISANVTGIYSLGANQFFVEPNCFPMNLFLSNNNTPTIFFLSDHPISPVPS